One window from the genome of Leptospiraceae bacterium encodes:
- a CDS encoding NAD-dependent succinate-semialdehyde dehydrogenase — MKKLLGINPTTEEIIWEYTAHTQKEIIEIVEKSHRAFHQWRKIPLKDRLENIKNLAQNLRQNKRKYAELITIEMGKPITEAIAEIEKCALLCEFYYENSEEYLSPQTRKGALNHAKENYVVFEPLGVILTIMPWNFPFWQVLRFSIPTLIAGNTVILKHSPNVSRIALVLEKIMLESGMMENVFRSILVHQDDVSEVTELILSMPQVQGVSVTGSVRAGKSVAQISGRYIKKSVLELGGSDPFIVLDDANIEEAASTAALARCQNTGQSCIAAKRFIIMDSIYDKFMELFLQQMELYSQNIGDPLKETTRIGPIARRDLLENIIHQVDEAVKKGAKVLLGGERPNIPKGFFYRVTVLENIHQDMPIYREEIFGPVAMVFRAKNLENALHLANDTYFGLGVSIWTTDYKKVKNIMPELFFGNVFVNGMVKSDPGFPFGGVKESGYGRELSLEGIREFTNIKTIRIY, encoded by the coding sequence ATGAAAAAGCTGTTAGGAATTAATCCGACTACAGAAGAAATCATATGGGAGTATACAGCACATACCCAAAAAGAAATTATAGAAATTGTTGAAAAATCACATCGAGCTTTCCATCAATGGAGAAAAATTCCTTTAAAAGATCGCTTGGAGAACATCAAAAATCTTGCTCAGAACTTAAGGCAAAACAAAAGGAAATACGCTGAACTTATCACAATCGAAATGGGAAAACCAATAACCGAAGCCATTGCGGAAATTGAAAAATGTGCCTTGCTTTGTGAATTTTATTACGAAAATTCTGAAGAATATTTATCACCTCAAACTCGAAAGGGAGCATTGAATCATGCTAAAGAGAATTATGTTGTTTTTGAACCATTAGGAGTGATTTTAACTATCATGCCTTGGAATTTTCCTTTCTGGCAAGTGTTACGATTTAGCATTCCTACTTTGATTGCAGGAAATACAGTGATTTTAAAACATTCTCCGAACGTTTCTCGAATCGCTTTAGTTTTAGAGAAGATTATGTTAGAAAGCGGTATGATGGAAAATGTATTTCGTTCCATTCTTGTTCATCAAGATGATGTTTCTGAGGTTACAGAACTCATTTTGTCTATGCCACAGGTTCAAGGTGTGAGTGTGACGGGAAGTGTTCGAGCAGGGAAATCCGTTGCTCAAATCTCTGGAAGATACATAAAAAAATCCGTGTTGGAATTAGGAGGATCAGATCCTTTTATTGTTCTAGATGATGCAAATATCGAAGAAGCAGCATCCACAGCTGCATTAGCTCGCTGTCAAAATACAGGACAAAGCTGTATTGCTGCTAAGCGTTTTATCATCATGGACTCTATTTACGATAAGTTTATGGAATTGTTCTTACAACAAATGGAATTGTATTCCCAGAACATTGGCGATCCTCTAAAAGAAACGACAAGAATTGGACCCATAGCAAGACGGGATTTACTTGAGAATATAATTCATCAAGTCGATGAAGCGGTAAAAAAAGGAGCAAAGGTTCTGCTTGGTGGTGAACGCCCGAATATACCTAAGGGTTTTTTTTATCGCGTAACAGTGTTAGAAAATATCCATCAAGATATGCCTATTTATCGAGAAGAAATATTTGGACCAGTTGCTATGGTCTTTCGTGCTAAAAATTTAGAAAATGCTTTACATTTGGCAAACGATACTTATTTTGGACTTGGAGTGTCAATTTGGACTACAGATTACAAAAAAGTAAAAAACATCATGCCGGAATTATTTTTTGGAAATGTTTTTGTGAATGGTATGGTGAAGTCTGATCCTGGGTTTCCTTTCGGAGGCGTAAAAGAATCTGGCTATGGAAGAGAACTTTCTTTAGAAGGGATTCGAGAGTTCACAAATATCAAGACAATAAGAATCTACTAA
- a CDS encoding putative glycoside hydrolase encodes MAKTETHENKKTSNIYICEKDEPINEIIKKTYKYSLIFSYEEYKKRFIQDNKIKNQNSICSTDTQLQIPEFYPKGFFNTPLDWNKPAYAIYVRWDLASLDQIMELLPKLQNTPINSLVIDAKDIVGILSYESSDPQVRKYQTHPPTIMDFNKLVYYLHQKNFYVIVRQALFQDMNLIKHRKDLAIYNRNTASKTIEFKGQPVWVDPAKKEVQEYNLRIFKELLSFGVDEIQFDYVRYPAEGDLSGVVYERVQKPEDKTKILKEFLFQAWWLKYPTKTKLSLDVFGITGWQVKQDIEATGQNIPEISIFIDYISPMLYPSHFNRGFEGIPNPADYPEYFYEKGMKYFHELVPNYVKIRPWIQAFRWRVTEYNETYIIRQIQTIEKHHGFGWIMWNAANDYRIPLDAIRKKDL; translated from the coding sequence TTGGCAAAAACGGAAACCCATGAGAATAAAAAAACGTCAAATATCTACATTTGCGAAAAAGATGAACCCATTAACGAAATCATAAAAAAAACTTATAAATATTCTTTAATATTTTCTTATGAGGAATACAAGAAAAGATTCATACAAGATAACAAAATCAAAAATCAAAATTCAATTTGTTCAACTGATACTCAACTTCAAATTCCTGAGTTTTACCCGAAGGGTTTTTTCAATACACCTTTGGATTGGAACAAACCAGCCTATGCTATCTATGTCCGATGGGATCTGGCTTCGTTAGATCAAATCATGGAATTACTTCCAAAACTCCAGAACACTCCCATCAACTCCCTTGTGATTGACGCAAAAGACATTGTTGGGATATTGAGCTATGAAAGTTCAGATCCTCAAGTAAGAAAATACCAAACTCACCCTCCAACCATCATGGATTTTAACAAGTTGGTTTATTACCTACATCAAAAGAATTTTTATGTGATTGTAAGGCAGGCATTATTCCAAGACATGAATTTAATCAAACATCGCAAAGATTTAGCCATTTATAACCGAAATACAGCTTCCAAAACGATTGAATTCAAAGGACAACCTGTTTGGGTAGATCCAGCCAAAAAAGAAGTTCAAGAATACAATCTAAGAATTTTTAAAGAATTATTGAGCTTTGGTGTGGACGAAATACAATTCGATTATGTTCGTTATCCAGCTGAAGGAGATTTGAGTGGTGTTGTCTATGAACGAGTCCAAAAACCCGAAGATAAAACTAAAATCCTAAAGGAATTTCTTTTTCAAGCGTGGTGGTTAAAGTACCCTACGAAAACAAAACTTAGCTTAGATGTATTTGGTATAACAGGATGGCAGGTAAAACAAGACATCGAAGCTACGGGACAAAATATTCCAGAAATCAGTATATTTATTGATTATATATCACCAATGCTATATCCTTCTCATTTTAATCGTGGGTTTGAAGGTATTCCCAATCCTGCAGATTATCCTGAGTATTTTTACGAAAAAGGAATGAAGTATTTTCATGAGTTAGTGCCAAATTATGTAAAAATCCGACCTTGGATACAAGCCTTTAGATGGCGTGTCACAGAATATAACGAAACCTACATCATTAGACAAATCCAAACAATTGAAAAACATCATGGCTTCGGTTGGATTATGTGGAATGCGGCAAACGATTATCGTATCCCCTTAGATGCCATTCGAAAAAAAGATTTATGA
- a CDS encoding homocysteine S-methyltransferase family protein, with product MTDLTNMTTIDTKSKFQELKELLKKRILVLDGAMGTMIQALRLDEKDFRGSRFRNHEVPLQGNYDLLSLTQPHLIQNIHEEYLKAGADIIETNTFNANLISQEKYQLTDFVYEINYQSAKIAREVADRYSTSKKNDM from the coding sequence TTGACGGACCTTACAAACATGACCACTATCGATACTAAATCCAAGTTCCAAGAACTTAAAGAACTCCTAAAAAAAAGAATCTTAGTTTTGGATGGGGCAATGGGAACCATGATACAAGCTCTTCGTTTGGATGAAAAAGATTTTCGTGGGAGTCGCTTCCGAAATCATGAGGTTCCCTTACAAGGAAATTATGATTTACTCTCACTTACTCAGCCCCATCTGATCCAAAACATTCATGAAGAATACCTCAAAGCAGGAGCAGACATCATTGAAACCAACACTTTCAATGCAAATTTAATCTCTCAAGAAAAATATCAACTAACGGATTTTGTATATGAAATAAACTACCAGTCAGCAAAAATAGCCAGAGAAGTCGCAGATCGCTATTCAACTTCAAAAAAAAACGATATGTAG
- the ahcY gene encoding adenosylhomocysteinase, producing MGIPYKVKDISLAEWGREEIILAEKEMPGLMALREKYGKEKPLKGARIAGSLHMTIQTAVLIETLLELGAEVRWSSCNIFSTQDHAAAAMAARGVPVFAWKGMTEEEYWWAIEQTLHFDGKGPNLLLDDGGDLTYYVHEKHPELLPEIRGVSEETTTGVKQLYRMLREGRLKIPAINVNDSVTKSKFDNIYGCRESLVDGIRRATDIMLAGKIAVVCGYGDVGKGSAQSLRNNHCRVVVTEIDPICALQAAMEGYTVDVLENWVDKADIFVTATGNRDVIRIEHMEKMKDGAIVANIGHFDVEIQVKKLKEYPGIKRTTIKPQVDKYTFPDGHSIILLAEGRLVNLANATGHPSFVMSTSFTNQVLAQIELYTKKYEVGVYLLPKHLDEMVARLHLEKIGARLTRLTPEQAEYIGVPIDGPYKHDHYRY from the coding sequence ATGGGAATACCTTACAAAGTAAAAGACATCAGTTTGGCTGAATGGGGAAGAGAAGAAATCATTTTAGCAGAAAAGGAAATGCCAGGGTTGATGGCACTCCGAGAAAAATATGGCAAAGAAAAACCCTTGAAGGGTGCAAGGATTGCTGGTTCACTCCACATGACTATACAAACTGCAGTTTTGATTGAAACTTTGTTGGAATTAGGAGCTGAGGTTCGTTGGTCAAGCTGCAATATCTTTAGCACTCAGGATCATGCAGCAGCGGCAATGGCAGCAAGAGGAGTTCCCGTGTTTGCATGGAAAGGGATGACAGAAGAAGAATACTGGTGGGCAATCGAACAAACCCTTCATTTTGATGGAAAAGGTCCAAATCTACTTTTGGATGATGGTGGGGATTTGACCTACTACGTTCACGAAAAACATCCAGAGTTGCTCCCTGAAATTCGTGGTGTTTCAGAAGAAACAACGACAGGAGTAAAGCAACTCTATCGAATGCTAAGGGAAGGGAGATTGAAAATCCCAGCTATTAATGTGAACGATTCTGTAACAAAAAGTAAGTTTGATAATATATATGGATGTCGTGAATCTTTAGTAGATGGTATTCGTAGAGCCACAGACATCATGTTAGCTGGAAAGATTGCTGTGGTTTGTGGTTATGGTGATGTGGGAAAAGGTTCTGCCCAGTCCTTACGAAATAACCATTGTCGAGTGGTTGTGACAGAAATTGATCCCATATGTGCATTGCAAGCAGCGATGGAGGGTTATACTGTGGATGTTCTTGAGAACTGGGTGGATAAAGCGGATATTTTTGTTACAGCTACAGGTAATCGGGATGTGATTCGGATTGAGCATATGGAAAAAATGAAGGACGGTGCTATCGTTGCCAACATTGGACACTTTGATGTAGAAATTCAAGTCAAGAAACTCAAGGAATATCCTGGAATCAAACGAACTACCATCAAACCACAAGTGGATAAGTATACGTTCCCAGATGGTCATAGCATTATTCTTTTGGCGGAGGGTCGATTAGTGAATTTAGCCAACGCAACGGGACATCCCAGTTTTGTTATGTCAACAAGTTTCACCAATCAAGTGTTGGCACAAATAGAACTCTACACAAAAAAATACGAAGTGGGGGTTTATCTTCTACCAAAGCATTTGGACGAGATGGTGGCAAGACTACACTTAGAAAAAATCGGAGCAAGATTAACAAGACTAACTCCAGAACAAGCCGAATACATTGGAGTTCCGATTGACGGACCTTACAAACATGACCACTATCGATACTAA
- a CDS encoding metalloregulator ArsR/SmtB family transcription factor, with the protein MDTLEILKSLSDETRIRIFFVLLYEPLCVNDVIEILQMGQSRISRHLKILMDSQILTAVRSGAKIYYGISPEFRLHPLYDAILQTKENGKNLNLWNKNLWEYLKKDQLRTFDFLTKRKNESIEFFDQFGDLLESTQNEYVDSHFYRKKLLSLVPKDIKIAMEAGCGTGWVSVELVKKIKEKLICVDQSSLSLSKAKEKFRAQNLLGKVEFLTSEMEKLPLKNESVDLVVYSMALHHTPNVLIALKEAHRVLKPGGKILIADLEHHNVEDMRKKYADFWLGFYPEDLKNTLLSLNFRQVQSYKGKGKGKLTCIFFKAKKS; encoded by the coding sequence ATGGATACTTTGGAAATTCTAAAAAGTCTTTCGGATGAAACAAGAATTCGAATTTTCTTTGTTTTGCTTTATGAGCCATTATGTGTCAATGATGTGATAGAAATTCTACAAATGGGACAAAGTAGAATCTCAAGGCATTTAAAAATACTTATGGATTCTCAAATTCTGACAGCAGTTCGAAGTGGGGCAAAAATATATTATGGCATATCACCGGAATTTCGACTTCATCCTTTGTATGATGCGATTTTACAAACAAAAGAAAACGGAAAAAACCTCAACCTTTGGAACAAAAACCTTTGGGAATATCTTAAAAAAGATCAGCTTCGAACTTTTGATTTTTTAACAAAACGAAAAAATGAAAGCATTGAATTTTTTGATCAATTTGGTGACCTTTTGGAATCCACTCAAAATGAATACGTGGATTCTCATTTTTATCGAAAAAAGCTCCTAAGCCTTGTACCCAAAGATATTAAAATAGCTATGGAGGCAGGATGTGGAACTGGTTGGGTTTCTGTGGAATTAGTAAAAAAAATCAAAGAAAAGTTGATTTGTGTGGATCAGAGCTCTTTAAGTTTATCCAAAGCGAAAGAAAAATTCCGAGCTCAGAATCTTTTAGGCAAAGTAGAATTCCTTACTTCTGAAATGGAAAAACTTCCTCTTAAAAATGAAAGTGTGGATTTGGTAGTTTATTCCATGGCACTTCATCATACCCCCAATGTCTTAATCGCTCTCAAAGAAGCTCACCGGGTTTTAAAACCCGGTGGAAAAATCCTGATTGCGGATTTAGAGCATCATAACGTTGAAGATATGAGAAAAAAATATGCAGACTTTTGGCTTGGCTTTTATCCTGAAGATTTAAAAAACACGTTATTATCACTTAACTTTCGACAAGTTCAGAGCTACAAAGGCAAAGGAAAAGGAAAACTTACCTGCATTTTTTTCAAAGCAAAAAAATCATAA
- a CDS encoding UbiD family decarboxylase translates to MFSSLLDCVLFLERHNQLVRIKEEIDPNLEMAIVHEILFLQKGPAIFYENIKNTKFPAISNLFGTYERAKLIFRNTLPKVKKLIELRAKPEVIRLKPFSYWDVPFTVLNTIPRKVKRPKVMENETRISQLPLIKNWQKDGGAFITLPIVLSYDVQNPSIMKTNLGMYRVQLNGNQYKPDLEIGLHYQIHRGIGVHHYEAIKHKKPFKVSIFVGGPPAHTFAAVMPLPEGLPEVAFAGALAGRPFRYARYNDYFISADADFCIVGEVQDYLLPEGPFGDHLGYYSLRHPFPVVKVEKVFHRNDAIWPFTVVGRPPQEDTIFGKIIHELTGDMIPVSLPGVRKVHAVDESGVHPLLLAVGSERYLPYLPKERQQPMEILTQANAILGFNQLSLAKYLWIVAEDKDVPDIHSVEEFFQYVLERIDFERDFHFITNTTIDTLDYTSSKLNIGSKVIFAATNPQKRNLSYRDDSKLNKLNLKESGILDLDWVSKGILAVKINPYKKEDEGIKKLINYIEKNYEAFKRIGLIVLCDDVKFVAKNFSNFLWVTFTRSNPATDIYGPFSFIKDKHWGCKNPLIIDARKKPYLPPELEIDKKTLFKVKRFFEKGKSLEKFEFINLLEL, encoded by the coding sequence ATGTTTTCTTCCCTGCTTGATTGTGTCCTTTTTTTAGAAAGGCACAATCAACTGGTTCGCATCAAAGAAGAAATCGATCCCAATTTAGAAATGGCAATTGTTCACGAAATTTTATTTCTACAAAAAGGACCTGCCATTTTCTATGAAAACATCAAAAATACAAAGTTTCCTGCAATTAGTAATCTTTTCGGAACTTATGAACGAGCAAAGTTGATATTTCGAAATACTTTACCAAAAGTAAAAAAACTCATAGAACTCAGAGCAAAACCTGAAGTAATCCGCTTAAAGCCATTTTCTTATTGGGATGTTCCCTTTACGGTTTTAAATACAATACCAAGAAAAGTCAAACGTCCCAAAGTCATGGAAAACGAAACCCGAATTTCTCAACTTCCCTTGATCAAAAATTGGCAAAAGGATGGAGGAGCTTTTATCACGTTACCAATTGTGTTATCTTATGATGTGCAGAATCCGAGCATCATGAAAACCAACTTGGGGATGTATCGGGTTCAGCTTAATGGAAACCAATACAAGCCTGATTTGGAAATAGGGCTTCATTACCAAATCCATCGTGGGATTGGAGTCCATCATTACGAAGCAATAAAACATAAGAAACCTTTTAAAGTTAGTATTTTTGTGGGAGGTCCTCCTGCCCATACCTTTGCAGCTGTGATGCCTTTGCCTGAAGGTTTACCGGAAGTTGCTTTTGCAGGTGCTTTGGCAGGTCGTCCTTTTCGTTATGCAAGATACAATGACTATTTTATTTCAGCTGATGCAGATTTTTGTATCGTGGGAGAAGTTCAAGATTACTTACTTCCCGAAGGTCCTTTTGGAGATCATTTGGGTTATTATAGTTTGAGGCATCCTTTTCCGGTAGTGAAAGTGGAAAAGGTTTTTCACCGTAATGATGCTATATGGCCCTTTACAGTAGTGGGAAGACCTCCACAAGAAGATACTATTTTTGGAAAAATCATACATGAACTTACAGGAGACATGATACCTGTTTCTTTACCTGGTGTGAGAAAGGTTCATGCCGTTGATGAATCAGGAGTTCACCCATTGCTACTTGCCGTAGGAAGTGAACGGTACTTACCCTATCTACCCAAAGAACGCCAACAACCCATGGAAATCCTTACACAAGCAAATGCCATCTTGGGTTTCAATCAATTGTCTTTAGCAAAGTACTTATGGATTGTAGCAGAAGACAAAGATGTGCCTGATATACACTCGGTTGAGGAGTTTTTTCAGTATGTTTTAGAAAGGATTGATTTTGAAAGAGACTTTCATTTTATCACGAATACCACGATTGATACATTAGATTATACTTCCTCGAAACTCAATATTGGATCGAAAGTAATTTTTGCTGCAACAAACCCTCAAAAGCGAAATCTATCATACAGAGATGATTCAAAATTAAATAAGCTAAATCTAAAAGAATCTGGGATTTTGGATTTGGATTGGGTATCCAAAGGAATTTTAGCCGTCAAGATCAATCCCTACAAAAAAGAAGATGAGGGGATAAAAAAACTGATTAACTACATAGAAAAAAACTACGAAGCCTTTAAGAGAATAGGATTGATTGTTTTGTGTGATGATGTGAAATTTGTTGCTAAAAACTTCTCGAATTTTCTTTGGGTAACTTTTACAAGATCAAACCCAGCAACAGATATTTATGGTCCTTTTTCCTTTATCAAAGATAAGCACTGGGGATGTAAAAATCCTTTGATTATCGATGCACGAAAAAAACCATACCTACCTCCAGAGTTGGAAATTGATAAAAAAACCCTCTTTAAAGTAAAACGTTTTTTCGAAAAAGGAAAAAGTTTAGAAAAATTCGAATTCATAAACTTATTAGAACTCTGA
- a CDS encoding DUF2147 domain-containing protein, whose translation MKKKSFLIIFIFLLGFPLYPSSPVGTWIMFDHQGNPWAEVEIYLKNDLLHGRIVKLLNPKETDYTCSNCPDEFKDKPVEGLQFIWGLKKKSEKEYVNGKILVTRIGRIFDCDIEQIDNNKLKVRGYIGTTLIGRTQFFERKR comes from the coding sequence ATGAAAAAGAAAAGCTTTTTGATAATTTTCATTTTTCTTTTAGGATTTCCTTTGTATCCTTCCAGTCCTGTAGGAACTTGGATTATGTTTGATCATCAGGGGAATCCGTGGGCAGAAGTGGAAATCTATCTTAAAAATGACCTTTTGCATGGAAGAATTGTCAAACTTTTGAATCCAAAAGAAACGGATTATACTTGTTCGAATTGCCCTGATGAATTCAAAGACAAACCTGTTGAAGGTTTACAATTCATTTGGGGTTTAAAGAAAAAGTCGGAAAAAGAATACGTTAATGGAAAGATTTTAGTGACTCGTATTGGAAGAATTTTTGACTGTGATATTGAGCAAATCGACAACAATAAATTAAAAGTTCGAGGTTATATCGGAACTACCCTCATTGGAAGGACTCAATTTTTTGAACGAAAACGCTAA
- a CDS encoding DUF2147 domain-containing protein: MYRVLISLLLISFGSGFAQTPVGLWRNIDDETGKPKAEIEIFEENGVLYGRIVKLLNPSEPNPKCKKCPGEFKDKPIEGLRIMWGLKKTGNEYTGGKILDPNNGNIYSCKMELVEPNKLKVRGFLGVSLLGRTQYWYRIK, translated from the coding sequence ATGTATAGAGTGTTGATAAGTTTATTGTTAATTAGTTTTGGTAGTGGTTTTGCACAGACACCTGTGGGTTTGTGGCGGAATATCGATGACGAAACAGGAAAGCCCAAAGCGGAGATAGAGATTTTTGAAGAAAATGGTGTTCTTTACGGCAGGATAGTGAAGCTTCTCAATCCCAGCGAGCCGAATCCGAAGTGTAAGAAATGTCCGGGGGAGTTTAAAGATAAGCCGATTGAGGGGTTGCGGATTATGTGGGGTTTGAAGAAGACGGGGAATGAGTATACAGGAGGGAAGATATTAGATCCGAATAATGGGAATATCTATAGTTGCAAGATGGAGTTGGTAGAACCCAACAAGTTGAAGGTTCGTGGTTTTTTGGGGGTGTCATTATTAGGTAGGACACAGTATTGGTATAGGATAAAATAG
- a CDS encoding NAD(P)/FAD-dependent oxidoreductase, with protein sequence MTYLFFLVFVYIQEIQKIGIMKKTRVVIVGAGFGGLNAANELKKRKDLEIILIDRKNHHLFQPLLYQVATGALNPADIAVPIRSIFSHDPNIIVYLGNVVDVDFESRKVYTDFEEFSYDYLVLACGATHSYFKRDEWEEFAPGLKSIEEATEIRRRIFLAFELAEREKDIQKQREYLTFIVVGGGPTGVELAGSLGEITRYTLSKDFRNINPGRTRIILIEANNRILPSFLPELSEYAARTLEKLGVTIWTNTYVTEVGDGYVKAGEEIIRAKTILWAAGIEASSLSQKLHVEKDKIGRVIVEPDLSIKNYPNVFVIGDMANFSHTKDGVPLPGIAPVAVQQGRFVAQTIIRDLEKKPRESFVYFDKGIMATIGRFHAILEVRNFRLKGFLAWLIWVFVHILYLIGFRNKLIVFIEWAWSFFTFKRGARLIRSKIWRTRELENAILTPHALVPEVTINYEKARNRKKNE encoded by the coding sequence ATGACCTATCTTTTTTTTTTGGTATTTGTTTATATCCAAGAAATACAGAAGATAGGAATTATGAAAAAAACAAGAGTAGTGATTGTTGGTGCTGGATTTGGTGGACTAAACGCAGCAAATGAATTAAAAAAACGAAAAGATTTAGAAATTATTTTGATTGATAGAAAAAATCATCATTTGTTTCAGCCTTTGTTATATCAAGTTGCAACGGGAGCTCTAAACCCTGCTGATATTGCTGTTCCCATTCGAAGCATTTTTTCCCATGATCCCAATATCATAGTCTATTTAGGAAATGTCGTAGATGTGGATTTTGAAAGTAGAAAAGTCTATACAGATTTTGAAGAGTTTAGCTATGACTATTTAGTCTTAGCATGTGGCGCTACTCACAGCTACTTTAAACGAGATGAATGGGAGGAATTTGCTCCGGGTTTAAAATCAATAGAAGAAGCAACAGAAATTCGAAGAAGAATCTTTTTAGCTTTTGAGCTTGCCGAAAGAGAAAAGGACATACAAAAACAAAGAGAATACTTAACTTTCATCGTAGTTGGTGGAGGTCCTACGGGAGTAGAATTAGCCGGTTCCTTGGGAGAAATTACTCGTTATACTTTGAGTAAGGATTTTCGAAACATCAATCCCGGAAGAACAAGAATCATACTAATTGAAGCTAATAACCGAATTCTGCCAAGCTTTCTTCCTGAGTTATCAGAATATGCCGCAAGAACGTTAGAAAAATTAGGAGTAACCATTTGGACCAACACTTACGTTACAGAAGTTGGAGATGGATACGTAAAGGCCGGTGAAGAAATTATACGAGCTAAAACCATTTTGTGGGCTGCAGGTATTGAAGCTTCTTCATTGAGTCAAAAACTACATGTTGAGAAAGACAAAATTGGCAGAGTAATAGTAGAACCTGATTTATCCATTAAAAACTATCCGAATGTTTTTGTGATCGGGGATATGGCAAATTTTTCTCATACGAAAGATGGAGTGCCTTTACCAGGTATAGCCCCAGTTGCCGTGCAACAAGGAAGATTTGTGGCGCAAACCATTATAAGAGATTTAGAGAAAAAGCCTAGGGAGTCTTTTGTATATTTTGACAAGGGGATCATGGCAACCATTGGGAGATTTCATGCAATACTGGAAGTTCGGAATTTTCGTTTAAAAGGATTTCTTGCATGGTTGATATGGGTATTTGTTCACATTCTGTATTTAATTGGATTTAGAAATAAATTGATCGTTTTTATTGAGTGGGCATGGAGTTTTTTTACTTTTAAGCGTGGTGCAAGACTGATACGTAGTAAAATTTGGAGGACAAGAGAATTGGAAAATGCTATTCTTACACCTCATGCTTTAGTTCCCGAAGTTACAATCAATTATGAGAAAGCAAGAAATCGAAAGAAAAACGAATGA
- the hisB gene encoding imidazoleglycerol-phosphate dehydratase HisB, with protein sequence MRKQEIERKTNETYIRLILNLDGNGSYKLDTQIPFFDHMLSHLSKHSGMDINLFLRGDIEIDCHHSVEDTAIVLGRALHDALGDKKGISRYGHFTLPMDEVLTTVALDLSGRFYFKYQGPDLRSMGKFGIYDSELTLEFLEKFASNAKMNLHVMVHYGENRHHIHESIFKALGRALKMAIQRNNQEIASTKGILE encoded by the coding sequence ATGAGAAAGCAAGAAATCGAAAGAAAAACGAATGAAACCTACATTCGATTAATTCTTAATCTAGACGGGAACGGTTCTTATAAGTTAGACACACAAATTCCCTTTTTTGACCACATGTTATCACATCTATCCAAACATAGTGGCATGGATATCAATCTCTTTTTGAGAGGTGATATTGAAATCGATTGCCATCATTCTGTAGAAGATACTGCCATTGTCCTAGGAAGAGCACTCCACGATGCATTAGGCGACAAAAAAGGAATCTCTCGATATGGTCACTTTACACTACCAATGGATGAGGTTTTAACAACAGTAGCTTTAGATTTGAGTGGTAGGTTTTATTTCAAATATCAAGGACCAGATTTACGTTCCATGGGAAAATTTGGCATTTATGACTCAGAATTAACGTTAGAATTTTTAGAAAAATTTGCTAGCAATGCCAAGATGAACTTACATGTGATGGTTCACTATGGCGAAAATCGACATCACATTCATGAGTCAATTTTCAAAGCTTTGGGAAGAGCCCTTAAAATGGCTATCCAAAGAAATAACCAAGAGATTGCTTCTACAAAAGGGATTTTGGAATGA
- the hisH gene encoding imidazole glycerol phosphate synthase subunit HisH — MIVVLNYKMGNIHSIIKALRKFYPEIEFSSDKKIIQQAKGLVMPGDGHFHTAMNNLKENQLDKVVLDFIETGKPVLGICIGFQILFSDSTEVIKESGLEIVKGLDIIKGNVRKFSFSNSVRIPHMGWNKLQPNTNILPKPPSYFESYMYFIHSFRPENVDEKFILTWTNYENDVFPSTVRKENIWGSQYHPEKSDKMGLEFLKDWVDLVKKQ; from the coding sequence ATGATTGTAGTTTTAAATTACAAAATGGGGAATATTCATTCCATCATTAAAGCATTAAGAAAATTTTATCCAGAAATTGAATTCTCTAGTGACAAAAAAATCATCCAACAAGCAAAAGGATTGGTAATGCCCGGGGATGGTCATTTCCACACAGCCATGAATAATTTAAAAGAAAATCAATTGGATAAAGTGGTTCTGGATTTTATTGAAACAGGAAAACCAGTTTTGGGGATTTGCATTGGCTTTCAGATTTTGTTCTCGGACTCCACAGAGGTGATCAAAGAATCAGGATTGGAAATTGTAAAAGGATTAGACATAATTAAAGGAAATGTACGAAAATTTTCTTTTTCGAATTCCGTAAGGATTCCCCACATGGGATGGAACAAACTTCAGCCAAATACTAATATTCTACCCAAACCTCCAAGCTATTTTGAAAGTTATATGTATTTTATTCACTCATTTCGACCAGAGAATGTAGATGAAAAATTTATATTGACGTGGACGAACTACGAAAATGACGTTTTTCCTTCAACAGTTCGTAAAGAAAATATATGGGGTAGTCAATACCATCCAGAGAAGTCCGATAAAATGGGGCTCGAGTTTCTAAAAGATTGGGTGGATTTAGTCAAAAAGCAATGA